From the genome of Psychroserpens ponticola, one region includes:
- a CDS encoding D-2-hydroxyacid dehydrogenase codes for MKVLANDGVSQSGIDALENAGFEVLTTTVAQEQLENYINENNITVLLVRSATTVRKNLIDNCPSLKIIGRGGVGMDNIDVDYARSKGLHVINTPAASSHSVAELVFGHFYGLARFLHNSNRDMPLEGDANFKGLKKTYAKGTELKGKTLGVLGFGRIGQATAKVAIGAGMNVVAFDPFMEKANLELEFFDGQKVNFEIKMTSKEEVLKQADFLTLHVPAQKDYVIGEAEFKQMKDGVIIANAARGGVVNEVALVKAIESGKVSRAALDVYEKEPKPEVQLLMNPALSLTPHTGAATNEAQDRIGTELADQIISILK; via the coding sequence ATGAAAGTATTAGCAAATGATGGCGTTTCACAAAGTGGAATTGATGCATTAGAAAACGCAGGTTTTGAAGTATTAACAACAACTGTTGCTCAAGAGCAATTAGAGAACTATATAAACGAAAATAACATCACTGTTTTGTTGGTTAGAAGTGCTACAACAGTTAGAAAAAACTTAATTGATAATTGTCCTAGCCTTAAAATAATAGGTCGTGGAGGTGTTGGAATGGATAATATCGATGTGGACTATGCGAGAAGCAAAGGTCTTCATGTGATAAATACACCAGCTGCTTCTTCACATTCAGTAGCAGAATTAGTATTTGGACACTTTTATGGTTTAGCACGTTTCTTACATAATTCAAATCGTGATATGCCTTTAGAAGGTGACGCAAATTTTAAAGGCCTAAAAAAAACGTATGCAAAAGGAACTGAACTTAAAGGGAAAACTCTTGGAGTATTAGGTTTTGGACGAATCGGACAAGCTACTGCAAAAGTAGCTATTGGCGCAGGAATGAATGTGGTTGCATTTGATCCTTTTATGGAAAAAGCAAATTTAGAATTAGAATTCTTTGATGGACAAAAAGTGAATTTTGAAATTAAAATGACGTCTAAAGAAGAGGTTTTAAAACAAGCAGATTTTTTAACATTACATGTTCCGGCACAAAAAGACTATGTAATTGGTGAAGCTGAATTTAAACAAATGAAAGATGGCGTGATTATCGCAAATGCTGCTCGTGGTGGAGTTGTTAATGAGGTTGCACTCGTTAAAGCAATCGAAAGCGGAAAAGTATCTAGAGCTGCTTTAGATGTTTATGAAAAAGAACCTAAACCTGAGGTTCAATTATTAATGAATCCAGCTTTATCCTTAACACCACATACTGGAGCTGCTACTAACGAAGCACAAGATAGAATTGGTACTGAATTAGCAGATCAAATTATAAGCATTCTTAAATAA
- a CDS encoding DUF937 domain-containing protein produces MSGILDLLSSDLGKTIISGVSGSTGTDQNKTSSVLTMALPVLMKAMERNASTPEGAQGLMGALSGKHDGSILDNLGGLFGGGVDDNVKNDGAKILNHVLGQKQTGVEQVIGQKSGLDASSVGNILKVAAPILMGVLGKQSRQSNVSNPSQLTGLLGGLLGGNETQNEQSFLEKILDADGDGSVIDDVAGMVLGSSKSQGGLGGLLGGLFGGKN; encoded by the coding sequence ATGTCAGGAATTTTAGACTTATTAAGTAGTGACTTAGGAAAAACCATAATTAGTGGTGTTTCAGGATCTACAGGAACAGATCAAAATAAAACTAGTAGTGTGCTTACTATGGCTTTACCAGTTTTAATGAAAGCAATGGAACGCAACGCTTCTACTCCAGAAGGTGCTCAAGGCTTAATGGGAGCATTAAGTGGTAAACATGATGGTAGCATTTTAGATAATCTTGGTGGATTATTTGGAGGTGGTGTTGATGATAACGTTAAAAATGATGGCGCAAAAATCCTTAATCATGTTTTAGGTCAAAAACAAACTGGTGTTGAACAAGTAATTGGACAAAAATCAGGTTTGGACGCTAGCTCAGTTGGAAATATTTTAAAAGTAGCTGCGCCTATTCTTATGGGAGTGCTAGGAAAACAATCTCGTCAGAGTAATGTTAGTAACCCTAGTCAATTAACAGGATTGTTAGGTGGCCTTTTAGGCGGAAATGAGACTCAGAATGAACAAAGTTTTTTAGAAAAAATCCTTGATGCAGATGGTGATGGTAGCGTTATTGATGATGTTGCTGGAATGGTTCTTGGAAGTTCTAAGAGTCAAGGAGGTCTTGGTGGACTTCTGGGTGGTCTTTTTGGTGGAAAAAACTAA
- a CDS encoding DUF6146 family protein, whose translation MKIFFKLFIIMLIATSCNSTQSVAGINDEAEIPEEDIVRFSSNALEYEIIIIEPGFNSWLSTMAQPEGYYSQSYMESRNNVMVQEWNTRVLQPLRYSSELYQLQIDYRPGINYGYELNYKLYNYFIYFQLTYKQKLSAKIPRI comes from the coding sequence ATGAAGATTTTTTTCAAATTATTCATCATTATGCTTATTGCTACCAGCTGTAATAGTACGCAAAGTGTTGCAGGAATTAATGATGAAGCAGAAATACCTGAAGAAGATATTGTTCGATTCTCAAGTAATGCATTAGAATATGAGATTATTATTATAGAACCTGGATTTAATTCATGGTTATCTACGATGGCACAACCTGAAGGTTATTATTCTCAGTCATATATGGAGTCGAGAAATAACGTTATGGTTCAAGAATGGAATACTAGAGTGTTGCAGCCTCTAAGATATAGTTCTGAACTTTACCAATTACAAATTGATTATAGGCCTGGAATCAATTATGGATATGAATTAAACTATAAATTATATAATTATTTCATCTACTTTCAGTTAACATATAAACAAAAATTATCAGCTAAGATTCCTAGAATTTAG
- a CDS encoding DUF6787 family protein, with product MLETFKRRWEIQKNWQLLFPIIGLIGLGYCAYKIAFRFAETYSVILSIALASLLFFVLLKLTLYIFKKLEQKWILDYKWEMIRVFIVFAITGSSSVFVGRPIMKFVGITKENLNPIIYWVLFIIIGLVFYQILLVTFGWLFGQFKFFWEFEKKMLKRFGLGKFINE from the coding sequence ATGCTAGAGACATTTAAAAGACGATGGGAAATCCAAAAAAATTGGCAACTTTTGTTTCCAATAATTGGGCTAATTGGCTTAGGATATTGTGCTTATAAAATTGCATTTCGTTTTGCTGAGACATACTCTGTTATCCTTTCTATTGCTTTAGCTTCACTCCTGTTTTTTGTACTATTAAAACTAACGTTATATATCTTTAAGAAGTTAGAACAGAAATGGATTTTAGACTATAAATGGGAAATGATTCGGGTCTTTATTGTGTTTGCGATCACTGGTTCTTCTTCAGTTTTTGTTGGAAGACCAATAATGAAGTTTGTTGGAATTACTAAAGAAAACTTAAACCCTATTATTTATTGGGTATTATTCATTATTATTGGCCTAGTTTTCTATCAAATACTTTTAGTGACATTTGGATGGCTCTTTGGGCAATTTAAATTCTTTTGGGAATTTGAAAAGAAAATGCTAAAACGATTTGGTTTAGGAAAGTTTATTAATGAATAA
- a CDS encoding TonB-dependent receptor → MKYYILCFACLVITTSKAQECSLTFLGELTDFHDGTPISAANIYIKNTERYVISDFDGKFKIENLCKGDLTLVISHIGCETKTVTYNIISDTFKSIDIEHHIEELNEVSVTGVISRKETKTAQETVLKTKILEKYSASNLGDALKEVSGVSSINTGNSIVKPMVNGMHSSRLLILNNNVRLQDQEWGIEHAPNIDINSAGQISVIKGSGALAYGGDAIGGVVVISPSRPILKDTLYGKTIFGGQINGRGYNISTKLNKNYESGWFANIQASVKQNGDFETPDYVLTNTGSKSQGLSFRVGKKRFESGFEIFYSYLNNEIGILSSSHIGSVNDLINAINSKQPEIIRDFSYDIDSPKQEVVHHLLKAQYFKRFKNFGKVSLQYDYQNNNRLEFDIRRGELRNDAALDLTLQTHTLLADINMDSNLERKLNFGLLARYQDNYAPDTGLRRLIPNYEKYDFGAYLTSEWKINDVVLVDAGVRYDFTRIDAFKFYRLSRWLERGYDVDFPEFEVPRDDISSGNIFTNPVFDFNNISASIGTRYKINDKTNLLANYSMSSRPPNPAELFSDGLHHSAARIELGDLRLDPEIANRISMTYDYDTSKFDLTANVFYSSINNFMYLRPTGVLQSNRGAFPVWEYEQTNATLFGADLTMSYDFTNQFNWLNKTSIIKGYDENDLPLIDMPAFSTINRIEFSIPKWHNFSASLESEWVFEQNEFPDFNFIVDNPTTGDPELLDISTPPTAYNLFHFYSDAIFNLTDKTKLNIAFAINNLFNTSYRNYLNRLRYFADDLGRNITLQLKLNY, encoded by the coding sequence ATGAAGTATTACATATTATGCTTTGCTTGTTTGGTTATAACCACAAGTAAGGCTCAAGAATGTTCGCTAACTTTTTTGGGAGAACTAACAGATTTTCATGATGGAACTCCTATTTCAGCGGCAAACATTTACATCAAAAATACAGAACGCTATGTCATATCTGATTTTGATGGAAAATTTAAAATAGAGAATCTTTGTAAAGGAGATCTGACTTTAGTGATTTCACATATTGGTTGTGAGACTAAAACAGTGACTTACAATATCATTAGTGATACCTTTAAATCTATTGATATAGAGCACCATATAGAAGAACTAAACGAAGTTTCTGTTACAGGAGTAATTTCTAGAAAAGAAACCAAAACTGCTCAAGAAACAGTTTTAAAAACTAAGATTTTAGAAAAGTATAGCGCTTCAAATCTTGGTGATGCATTAAAAGAAGTTTCAGGTGTTTCATCTATAAATACAGGAAACAGCATAGTTAAACCTATGGTAAATGGAATGCATAGCAGTAGACTCTTAATTTTGAATAATAATGTTCGCTTACAAGATCAAGAATGGGGAATTGAACATGCTCCTAATATTGATATTAATTCCGCAGGTCAAATTTCTGTTATTAAAGGTTCTGGAGCTTTAGCTTACGGAGGAGATGCTATTGGTGGTGTTGTAGTAATTAGCCCATCAAGACCTATTTTAAAAGATACGCTTTATGGAAAAACGATCTTTGGAGGACAAATCAATGGTCGAGGATATAATATTTCAACGAAATTAAACAAGAATTATGAATCTGGATGGTTTGCAAACATCCAGGCAAGTGTAAAACAAAATGGAGATTTTGAAACTCCTGATTATGTGTTAACTAATACAGGATCGAAGTCTCAAGGATTATCATTTCGAGTTGGTAAGAAACGATTTGAAAGCGGTTTCGAGATTTTTTATAGTTATTTGAATAATGAAATTGGAATTTTAAGCTCATCACACATTGGAAGTGTTAATGACTTAATCAATGCCATAAACTCTAAACAACCTGAAATAATTAGAGATTTTAGTTATGATATTGATAGCCCAAAACAAGAAGTCGTTCACCATTTGTTAAAGGCACAATATTTTAAACGTTTTAAAAACTTCGGAAAAGTTAGTTTACAGTATGATTATCAGAATAATAACCGTTTAGAATTTGACATTAGACGTGGTGAACTCAGAAACGATGCTGCTTTAGACTTAACATTGCAAACACACACACTACTTGCAGATATTAATATGGATTCTAATTTAGAACGAAAATTAAACTTTGGTCTTTTAGCGCGTTATCAAGATAATTATGCTCCTGATACTGGACTTAGAAGACTCATTCCAAATTATGAAAAATATGATTTTGGAGCATACTTAACTTCTGAATGGAAAATTAATGATGTTGTGCTAGTTGATGCTGGTGTTCGATATGATTTTACAAGAATAGATGCTTTTAAATTTTATCGTCTTTCTCGATGGCTAGAGCGTGGTTATGATGTAGATTTTCCTGAATTTGAAGTGCCTCGAGATGATATTTCGTCTGGAAATATATTTACAAACCCTGTTTTTGATTTTAATAATATCTCTGCATCAATTGGTACTCGATATAAAATTAATGATAAAACGAATTTGTTAGCAAACTATAGTATGTCTAGTCGACCTCCTAATCCTGCTGAATTGTTTAGTGATGGTTTGCACCATTCTGCAGCTCGAATAGAATTAGGTGATTTAAGGTTAGATCCGGAAATAGCAAATCGTATTTCAATGACCTATGATTATGATACGTCTAAGTTCGATTTAACTGCAAATGTATTTTATAGTTCAATAAATAATTTTATGTATCTAAGGCCTACTGGTGTACTTCAAAGTAACAGAGGCGCATTTCCTGTTTGGGAATATGAGCAGACAAACGCAACATTATTTGGAGCAGACTTAACTATGAGCTATGATTTTACAAATCAATTTAATTGGCTAAATAAAACCTCTATAATTAAAGGTTATGATGAAAACGACTTGCCTTTAATTGATATGCCAGCTTTTAGCACAATTAACAGAATTGAATTTAGTATTCCAAAATGGCATAATTTTTCTGCAAGTTTAGAATCTGAATGGGTTTTTGAACAAAACGAATTTCCAGATTTTAATTTCATAGTAGATAATCCTACAACAGGTGATCCTGAGTTATTAGATATCAGTACTCCACCTACTGCTTATAATTTATTTCACTTTTATAGTGACGCTATATTTAATTTAACAGATAAAACTAAGTTGAATATTGCTTTCGCTATTAATAATTTATTCAATACATCGTACAGAAATTACTTAAACCGACTGCGTTATTTTGCTGATGACCTAGGAAGAAATATTACTTTACAATTAAAACTTAATTATTAA
- a CDS encoding type 1 periplasmic binding fold superfamily protein — translation MKTTKYFLTAILCLTVLVSCSDDDGNIGEPNEEEVITDVTLTFVNDADATDIVELKSVDADGDDGPLVPNKTVTGDFSVGATYTATLDVYNSIEDEDITVEITDEEPDEHFFIYAINGLDMTFARSANDVVRADGNKLGYETTWTANAAGTGDITIQLFHESESVNDDNELGTQTGGSTDINISFTDVEIQ, via the coding sequence ATGAAAACAACTAAATATTTTTTAACAGCTATTTTATGTCTTACCGTTTTGGTATCATGTTCAGATGATGATGGTAACATTGGTGAACCCAACGAAGAAGAAGTCATAACAGATGTTACATTAACTTTTGTAAATGATGCAGATGCTACTGATATAGTAGAATTAAAAAGCGTTGATGCTGATGGTGATGATGGTCCATTAGTTCCAAATAAAACTGTTACAGGTGATTTTTCTGTTGGTGCAACATATACAGCTACACTAGATGTCTATAATTCTATTGAAGATGAAGATATTACTGTAGAAATTACAGATGAAGAGCCAGATGAGCATTTCTTCATTTATGCAATTAACGGCTTAGATATGACTTTTGCAAGATCTGCAAATGATGTTGTTAGAGCAGATGGTAATAAACTTGGTTATGAAACTACTTGGACAGCCAATGCTGCTGGTACAGGAGATATTACAATCCAATTGTTCCATGAATCTGAATCTGTTAATGATGATAATGAATTAGGAACACAAACAGGTGGTTCTACTGATATAAACATTTCATTTACAGATGTAGAAATTCAATAA
- the folE gene encoding GTP cyclohydrolase I FolE, translating into MPYNKFEEYNIQVTDDVKARYKSIIEDLGEDTNRDGLIKTPERASKAMQFLTQGYNQDAAEILKSAMFKESYNEMVIVKDIELYSLCEHHILPFFGKAHIAYIPNGHIVGLSKIPRIVDVFARRLQVQERLTEQILECINNTLKPEGVAVVIEASHMCMMMRGVQKQNSTTTTSGFRGAFKNIETRTEFLKLISENLS; encoded by the coding sequence ATGCCATATAACAAATTTGAAGAATATAATATTCAAGTAACCGATGATGTAAAAGCGCGTTATAAAAGTATAATTGAGGATTTAGGTGAAGACACGAATCGTGACGGACTCATAAAAACTCCTGAAAGAGCATCTAAAGCGATGCAGTTTTTGACTCAAGGTTATAATCAGGATGCTGCAGAAATTTTGAAAAGCGCCATGTTTAAAGAGTCTTATAATGAAATGGTAATTGTAAAAGATATTGAATTGTATTCGCTTTGTGAGCATCATATTTTGCCTTTTTTCGGAAAAGCACATATTGCATACATCCCAAATGGACATATTGTTGGCTTGAGTAAAATACCAAGAATTGTTGATGTATTTGCTAGACGACTTCAAGTGCAAGAGCGTTTAACTGAACAAATTTTAGAATGCATCAATAACACATTAAAACCTGAAGGCGTTGCTGTTGTCATTGAAGCATCTCACATGTGTATGATGATGCGAGGTGTTCAAAAACAAAATTCTACAACAACAACCTCTGGATTTAGAGGTGCTTTTAAAAATATTGAAACAAGAACAGAGTTTCTAAAACTGATTAGTGAAAATTTGTCGTAG
- a CDS encoding DUF5916 domain-containing protein, with amino-acid sequence MNFRLIFIIFLLSSISAYAQVIDSIQDFLNKKQLQIERTSLSPKIDGILDDTIWQNADIATDFTQFRPDMGKTATEDIKTVVKMAYDDTGIYVAAYMYDNPELILKQFASRDNFGQADFFLVVLNPNNDAQNDTEFFVFPSGTQADAVANPSNGEDFGWNAVWDSAVQINDDGWVVEMKIPYRALRFSPDIETWGLQFHRRIKRDNSQYTWNPIDNTKGNSGLYHGELNGFKDIEPPVRLNLYPFASTVFNNMDKPDFNLGMDVKYGITENMTLDATLIPDFSQTGFDNLSLNLGPFEQTFSDQRQFFTEGVDLFSKGNLFFSRRVGGRPSRDVDLDENEEITEDPEVKVLNALKISGRTKKGLGIGFFNAITQKTDVKIHNTETGTYRKETVEPFSNYNILVLDQQFNGNSSLAVVNTNVTREGHFRDANVTALVANIFNKRNTYNIQGDLKMSNRNLDTGIETGLSSFLYIRKAHGKFRYSFDHSFANENYDINDLGLNYRNNFNSFGVDVSYRIFEPTEKLNNFSINAWYNYNRLYKPSTFTAQNAGVSIYGKTKKELMDFGGNINYQMGKQFDYFEPRDFENKRFFIYEDRVNANVWISTNYNNTFALDTNIGGALLFEDGRDNSQLWFGFTPRIQLSDKFLISYNFYFENELKDRGYANDSNDLDDEIIFGQRDQKTIVNSVSAGYNFNPFNSLNLTFRNYWTTVNYEDNPYFLQENGRLTKSTDTFDELALDSSDVNFSTWNVDLSYSCQFAPGSFLTVLYRNQLFNSNSMADEDFFNSLDTLLNQDMQHILSIRLQYFIDFGGIRSIFKKKNKNIEKLSRLSANMKQNSQLL; translated from the coding sequence ATGAATTTTCGTTTAATATTCATCATATTTCTGTTATCGAGTATTTCCGCTTATGCTCAAGTGATAGATAGCATTCAAGACTTTTTAAATAAGAAACAACTACAAATAGAACGAACATCTCTATCTCCAAAAATAGATGGTATTTTAGATGATACTATATGGCAAAATGCAGATATAGCAACAGATTTTACGCAATTTAGACCAGACATGGGGAAAACTGCTACTGAAGATATTAAGACTGTTGTTAAGATGGCATATGATGATACAGGTATTTATGTTGCCGCTTACATGTATGATAATCCAGAATTAATTTTAAAACAATTTGCAAGCCGAGATAATTTTGGGCAAGCCGATTTTTTCTTAGTTGTATTAAATCCGAATAATGATGCTCAAAATGATACCGAATTTTTTGTATTTCCATCAGGAACTCAAGCTGATGCTGTAGCCAATCCAAGCAATGGTGAAGACTTTGGATGGAATGCAGTTTGGGATAGTGCTGTTCAAATTAATGATGATGGATGGGTTGTTGAAATGAAAATTCCTTATCGTGCTTTACGTTTTTCTCCAGATATAGAAACTTGGGGATTACAATTTCACAGACGAATTAAACGTGATAATTCACAATACACCTGGAATCCAATTGACAATACTAAAGGTAATTCTGGTTTGTATCATGGTGAATTAAATGGTTTTAAAGATATTGAGCCTCCTGTAAGATTAAATTTGTATCCATTTGCTTCAACAGTTTTTAATAATATGGACAAACCAGATTTTAATCTAGGGATGGATGTTAAATATGGAATTACGGAAAATATGACATTAGACGCAACGCTAATTCCAGACTTTAGTCAAACTGGTTTTGATAATTTGAGTCTTAACCTTGGGCCTTTTGAGCAAACATTTAGTGATCAACGTCAGTTTTTTACTGAAGGCGTTGACCTTTTTAGTAAAGGGAATTTGTTTTTCTCAAGACGCGTTGGTGGTCGTCCTTCTCGCGATGTTGATTTAGACGAGAATGAAGAAATAACTGAAGATCCTGAAGTTAAAGTGTTAAATGCATTAAAAATTTCTGGGCGAACTAAAAAAGGATTGGGTATTGGCTTTTTTAATGCCATTACTCAAAAAACGGATGTTAAAATTCATAATACAGAAACAGGAACGTATAGAAAAGAAACTGTTGAACCTTTTAGCAACTATAACATTCTTGTATTGGATCAGCAATTTAATGGAAACTCGTCTCTTGCAGTTGTCAATACTAATGTAACACGAGAAGGTCATTTTAGAGATGCAAATGTAACTGCATTAGTTGCAAATATTTTTAATAAACGCAATACTTATAATATACAAGGTGATTTAAAAATGAGTAATCGCAATTTAGATACTGGTATAGAAACTGGGTTAAGTTCATTCTTATATATTCGAAAAGCTCATGGTAAATTTAGATACAGTTTTGATCATAGTTTCGCAAATGAAAATTATGACATTAATGATTTAGGACTCAACTATAGAAACAATTTTAATAGTTTTGGTGTTGATGTTTCGTATCGAATTTTTGAACCTACAGAAAAATTGAATAATTTCAGTATTAATGCTTGGTACAATTACAATCGATTATACAAACCTAGTACATTTACAGCTCAAAATGCTGGTGTTAGTATCTATGGGAAAACAAAAAAAGAACTAATGGATTTTGGGGGAAATATCAATTATCAAATGGGTAAACAATTTGACTATTTTGAACCTCGTGATTTTGAAAACAAACGCTTTTTTATTTATGAAGATCGTGTAAATGCTAATGTATGGATTTCAACAAATTATAATAACACTTTTGCTTTAGACACCAATATTGGTGGAGCGCTCTTATTTGAAGATGGACGTGATAATTCTCAATTATGGTTTGGATTCACTCCCAGAATACAGTTAAGTGATAAGTTTTTAATATCCTACAACTTCTATTTTGAAAATGAATTAAAAGATAGAGGTTATGCAAATGATTCGAATGATTTAGACGATGAAATTATATTTGGACAACGAGATCAAAAAACCATTGTTAATAGTGTTTCTGCTGGTTATAATTTTAATCCGTTTAACTCTTTAAATCTAACATTTAGAAATTATTGGACCACTGTGAATTATGAAGATAACCCATACTTTTTACAAGAAAATGGTCGTTTAACAAAGTCAACAGATACTTTTGATGAACTTGCTTTAGATTCTTCTGATGTTAATTTTAGTACGTGGAATGTTGATTTAAGTTATTCGTGCCAATTTGCTCCAGGTAGCTTTTTAACCGTATTATACAGAAATCAGTTATTCAATTCTAATTCAATGGCAGACGAAGATTTCTTTAATAGTTTAGATACTTTGTTGAATCAAGATATGCAACATATTTTGTCTATTCGATTACAGTATTTTATTGATTTTGGAGGCATTCGAAGCATCTTTAAAAAGAAAAATAAGAACATTGAGAAATTAAGTAGACTGTCTGCAAATATGAAACAAAATTCACAGCTTCTATAA
- a CDS encoding ABC transporter ATP-binding protein: protein MIKAQNIHKYYGDLHVLKGVNLEIKKGEIVSIVGASGAGKTTLLHILGTLDKIDKNTGDSLLINETNVSILNDKSLAKFRNDHIGFVFQFHQLLPEFTALENVCIPAFINGKNQAESEKRAMELLDFLGLKERYHHKPNELSGGEQQRVAVARALINDPELIFADEPSGNLDSESAENLHNLFFRLRDEFGQTFVIVTHNQELADMADRKLTMVDGRIKL, encoded by the coding sequence ATGATTAAAGCTCAAAACATACATAAATACTATGGAGATTTACACGTATTAAAAGGTGTAAATCTTGAAATTAAAAAAGGTGAAATTGTTTCCATCGTTGGTGCTTCTGGAGCAGGGAAAACAACACTATTACATATTTTAGGCACTTTAGATAAGATTGATAAAAATACAGGTGATTCATTATTGATTAATGAAACTAATGTTTCTATACTCAATGATAAGTCTTTAGCAAAGTTTAGAAACGACCATATTGGTTTTGTTTTTCAGTTTCATCAGTTACTACCAGAATTTACTGCTTTAGAAAACGTATGTATTCCAGCTTTTATAAATGGAAAAAATCAAGCAGAATCAGAAAAGAGAGCAATGGAGCTTTTAGATTTTCTTGGGCTCAAAGAACGTTATCATCATAAACCAAATGAACTTTCTGGAGGAGAACAGCAACGTGTTGCAGTAGCTAGAGCACTTATTAATGATCCTGAACTAATTTTTGCAGATGAACCTTCAGGGAATTTAGATAGCGAATCTGCCGAAAATCTTCACAATCTGTTTTTTAGACTTCGAGACGAGTTTGGACAAACTTTCGTAATTGTGACTCATAATCAAGAATTAGCAGATATGGCAGACCGAAAATTAACGATGGTTGATGGTCGTATTAAGCTCTAA
- a CDS encoding peptidylprolyl isomerase: MLKNILLLLVFVTTSICFSQNNFESELDSIQTLDEAKIYVKKNKSLKGKVITFNKEKHHTQIADELFRLAKGSKKVYKTDMEKTYYKVVDKNEIPYQKLSYIYLDGKEKSMEEINILRHNIIAKYRNGFRFEDLAKLYSMDTNAKRGGDLGWVTQGDLHPDFEAHVLDNSHEVNDIFTVDIPKQQWYYVILKTEGTKFIEEIKVLKVTEPVK, translated from the coding sequence ATGCTAAAAAACATCCTATTGCTACTCGTTTTTGTAACGACATCTATCTGTTTTTCTCAAAACAATTTTGAAAGTGAGTTAGATTCGATACAAACCCTTGATGAAGCCAAAATTTACGTTAAAAAAAATAAATCTTTAAAAGGAAAAGTAATTACGTTTAATAAAGAAAAGCACCATACACAAATAGCTGATGAACTTTTTCGTTTGGCAAAAGGCTCAAAAAAAGTGTATAAAACGGATATGGAAAAGACATACTATAAAGTAGTTGACAAAAATGAAATCCCATATCAAAAACTGAGTTATATCTATTTAGATGGAAAAGAGAAGTCGATGGAAGAAATTAATATACTTAGACATAATATTATAGCAAAATACAGAAATGGCTTTCGTTTTGAAGATTTAGCAAAGCTTTACTCTATGGATACTAATGCAAAACGTGGTGGTGATTTAGGATGGGTAACACAAGGAGATTTACATCCTGATTTTGAAGCTCATGTATTAGATAATTCTCATGAGGTAAATGATATTTTTACTGTTGACATACCTAAACAGCAATGGTATTACGTCATTCTTAAAACAGAAGGCACTAAGTTTATTGAAGAAATAAAAGTGCTTAAAGTAACTGAACCTGTTAAATAA
- a CDS encoding 16S rRNA (uracil(1498)-N(3))-methyltransferase, protein MQLFFNSELSQDKDQIQFSKEESKHIIKVLRKSIGDILHITNGKGVLFTSEIIIADQKKCVSKITSSEIKPKRNYNLHLAVAPTKMNDRFEWFLEKATEIGIDSITPIFCENSERRIIKTERYEKILLSAMKQSLNCYLPILNDPINYKNFIAQKHDGLLYVAHCEESNRKSLKQELKPKQNVIILIGPEGDFSIKEIDLAIQSDYIPVTLGDTRLRTETAAIVACHSVAFVNE, encoded by the coding sequence ATGCAGTTATTTTTTAATTCGGAATTATCACAAGATAAAGATCAAATTCAATTTTCAAAAGAAGAAAGTAAACACATCATAAAAGTTTTGAGGAAGTCAATTGGTGATATACTTCATATCACTAATGGAAAAGGTGTTTTGTTTACATCTGAGATAATAATTGCAGATCAAAAAAAATGTGTTTCTAAAATTACATCTTCCGAAATTAAGCCGAAAAGAAACTACAATTTGCATTTAGCTGTTGCTCCAACTAAAATGAATGATCGTTTTGAATGGTTTCTTGAAAAAGCTACAGAGATAGGTATAGATAGTATCACTCCTATTTTTTGTGAAAATAGTGAACGTCGCATTATTAAAACAGAGCGTTATGAAAAAATACTTTTATCTGCGATGAAACAATCATTAAACTGTTATTTGCCAATATTAAATGACCCAATTAATTATAAAAATTTTATTGCTCAAAAACATGATGGTTTATTATATGTTGCGCATTGCGAAGAATCGAATAGAAAATCCTTAAAACAAGAATTAAAACCCAAACAAAATGTCATAATTTTGATTGGTCCTGAAGGTGATTTTAGCATAAAAGAAATTGATTTAGCGATACAGTCCGATTATATTCCAGTTACATTAGGAGATACAAGATTACGTACTGAAACTGCTGCAATTGTTGCTTGTCATTCTGTTGCTTTTGTTAATGAATAA